Proteins encoded by one window of Lentimicrobium sp. L6:
- the dprA gene encoding DNA-processing protein DprA, whose translation MIKTDQDLIYEIGVSLLPGVGSINGKKLVAYCRGAEGVFKQKKSHLEKIEGIGSKLATLISEQSILADAEKELAFIKKENIQALFFNDAQYPYRLKQAMDSPLLIYYKGIDVLNYDRILAIVGTRNITERGKETTDALVEGLKDAGVLVVSGLAYGVDTRAHKACVKHKIPTVGVVAHGLDTIYPAVNRGLSDEMQIKGGIISEFVSGTKPDAFNFPQRNRVIAGMADATLVVESAKKGGSLITADIANSYSRDVYAIPGRPEDQFSRGCNFLIKTNRAALVENAADLLYQLSWDLTKKPKNIQHKLFLDLKPEEQKIVDLLRENKQCAIDILMGKSGLTSSKLASTLLNLEFEGVIKCMPGKVYQLLR comes from the coding sequence ATGATAAAAACCGATCAAGATCTTATCTATGAAATTGGCGTCAGCCTATTACCTGGAGTTGGAAGCATAAACGGAAAGAAACTCGTCGCCTATTGCAGAGGAGCCGAAGGCGTTTTTAAACAAAAGAAAAGTCATTTAGAAAAAATAGAAGGAATTGGTAGTAAATTAGCCACTCTTATCTCAGAACAATCCATCTTAGCAGATGCCGAGAAAGAATTGGCCTTCATCAAAAAGGAAAACATACAAGCACTATTCTTCAACGATGCCCAATACCCATATCGCTTAAAACAAGCCATGGATAGCCCTCTATTGATCTATTACAAAGGAATAGACGTTTTGAATTATGATAGAATCCTCGCCATAGTAGGAACAAGAAATATCACCGAAAGAGGAAAAGAAACCACGGACGCTTTAGTGGAAGGCTTAAAGGATGCTGGGGTTTTAGTAGTTAGCGGCTTGGCTTATGGAGTTGATACTCGGGCTCACAAAGCTTGTGTCAAGCATAAAATACCCACGGTTGGCGTTGTGGCGCATGGCTTAGATACCATTTATCCTGCTGTGAATAGAGGCTTATCAGATGAAATGCAGATAAAAGGTGGAATCATTAGTGAATTTGTTTCTGGAACCAAACCCGATGCTTTTAACTTTCCTCAGAGAAATAGAGTCATTGCAGGAATGGCAGATGCGACTTTGGTGGTTGAGTCAGCAAAAAAAGGAGGCTCGTTAATTACAGCTGACATTGCCAACTCCTATAGCCGTGATGTCTATGCCATTCCTGGCCGACCAGAAGATCAATTCTCGAGAGGCTGCAATTTCCTCATCAAAACCAATAGGGCTGCTCTTGTTGAAAATGCGGCAGACCTCCTCTATCAATTGTCCTGGGACTTGACCAAAAAACCTAAAAACATACAACACAAACTATTCTTAGATTTAAAACCTGAGGAGCAAAAGATTGTTGATTTATTGAGAGAAAATAAGCAATGTGCTATCGATATATTAATGGGAAAAAGTGGTTTAACGAGTAGCAAACTAGCTTCCACATTACTTAATCTTGAATTTGAGGGCGTAATTAAATGTATGCCGGGGAAAGTTTATCAGTTATTGAGGTAG
- a CDS encoding NifU family protein — MASNKADLERKVQGIIEQIRPYLQNDGGDIKFIEITDENIVNVELLGACGSCPYSTMTLKNGVEEAVKKALPEIKSVEAINVGM; from the coding sequence ATGGCTAGCAATAAAGCAGATTTAGAACGTAAAGTACAGGGAATCATAGAGCAAATAAGACCTTACCTTCAGAATGATGGTGGTGATATTAAGTTTATTGAAATCACCGACGAAAACATTGTAAATGTTGAGTTATTAGGTGCATGTGGTTCTTGCCCATACAGTACAATGACCTTAAAGAACGGTGTTGAGGAAGCGGTTAAAAAAGCACTTCCAGAAATCAAATCCGTAGAGGCTATTAATGTAGGAATGTAA
- the pyk gene encoding pyruvate kinase translates to MRKRTKIITTISDLNCSVEFLKDLFDNGMNVIRINTAHASFEGSRQIINNARAVSDKIAILVDTKGPEIRTLPLDEAIKVEYGDIVKLTGDRELACKEEYIGVNYSHFVEDIPEGSKILIDDGEMELEVIKKHSTYLDCKVMNSGKFVGKKSVNIPSIHIKLPSISEKDKDFIRFAVEENVDFIAHSFVRNKEDVFAVQNILDELNSNISIIAKIENEQGVKNIEEILDVCYGVMVARGDLAIEISPEKLPLVQKQLVDIAIKKRRPVIVATQMLHSMIENPRPTRAEVSDIANAIFDGTDAIMLSGETAYGKYPLESVQMMTRIAKEVEGTTLTYKSQLKLESEFNKDCNSINEQVAAQLTKVIVEASEKLDLEAIIADTTSGNTIRSLAAYRGRHTIYAQCYNAQTMRKLALSYGVHIDFMKVPEDHTNFIRLALENLKHKQTFNKDNLIAVISGNFGQAIGASYIEIATVENLIGS, encoded by the coding sequence ATGAGAAAAAGAACCAAAATCATCACTACCATTTCCGATCTGAATTGTTCCGTGGAATTCCTGAAAGACCTATTCGACAATGGCATGAATGTCATCAGAATCAACACGGCACATGCTAGTTTTGAAGGTAGCCGACAAATAATAAATAATGCAAGAGCCGTTTCTGACAAAATCGCCATCCTAGTCGATACCAAAGGCCCCGAAATAAGAACACTTCCTTTAGATGAGGCCATAAAAGTTGAATACGGCGACATTGTAAAACTAACTGGTGATAGAGAATTGGCCTGTAAAGAGGAATATATTGGAGTAAACTATTCTCATTTTGTGGAAGACATCCCTGAGGGTAGCAAGATACTCATTGATGATGGTGAAATGGAATTAGAAGTTATCAAGAAACACTCCACCTATCTGGATTGCAAAGTTATGAACTCTGGTAAATTCGTTGGGAAAAAGAGTGTCAACATCCCTTCAATCCATATCAAATTACCATCAATTTCAGAAAAAGACAAAGACTTTATACGATTTGCAGTGGAAGAAAATGTAGACTTTATTGCTCATTCTTTTGTAAGAAATAAAGAGGATGTCTTTGCAGTTCAAAATATCCTGGATGAGTTGAATAGTAATATTAGTATTATAGCGAAAATAGAGAACGAACAAGGCGTAAAAAACATTGAGGAAATTTTAGATGTTTGCTATGGTGTCATGGTAGCACGAGGAGATTTAGCCATTGAAATATCTCCTGAAAAACTTCCATTAGTTCAGAAGCAATTGGTTGATATTGCAATAAAAAAGCGCCGCCCAGTAATTGTTGCTACACAAATGCTACATAGTATGATAGAAAATCCACGCCCAACAAGAGCAGAAGTTAGTGACATTGCTAATGCTATTTTTGATGGTACGGATGCCATTATGCTAAGTGGAGAAACTGCCTATGGGAAGTATCCTCTCGAATCAGTACAGATGATGACTCGTATTGCAAAAGAAGTAGAAGGGACCACCCTTACTTATAAATCTCAACTTAAATTGGAGTCGGAATTCAATAAAGATTGTAATTCCATAAATGAGCAAGTAGCTGCTCAACTTACAAAGGTCATTGTAGAGGCATCTGAAAAGTTAGATTTGGAAGCCATTATTGCAGATACGACAAGCGGGAACACCATTCGTTCTTTAGCAGCATATAGAGGAAGACATACCATTTATGCCCAATGTTATAATGCCCAAACTATGCGAAAACTGGCCTTGTCATATGGGGTTCATATCGATTTCATGAAAGTTCCAGAAGATCACACCAACTTTATCCGTTTGGCCCTAGAAAATCTAAAGCATAAGCAAACCTTCAATAAGGATAATTTAATTGCTGTTATCTCTGGGAATTTTGGTCAAGCCATAGGAGCCTCTTATATTGAAATTGCTACTGTTGAGAATTTGATTGGAAGTTAA
- the rbfA gene encoding 30S ribosome-binding factor RbfA: METKRQEKIARLIQKEMGLLFQKELSHFGGGGMVTVTKAKISSDLSIARIYVSLLAVEDTAAVIQELNDNNRDIRFAFGKKIKTQLRIVPHIKFFEDDSLDYYENIERLLNE, from the coding sequence ATGGAAACAAAACGTCAAGAAAAAATAGCCAGATTAATACAGAAAGAAATGGGATTGCTTTTTCAGAAAGAGTTGTCTCACTTTGGTGGAGGGGGAATGGTTACTGTGACCAAAGCCAAAATCAGTAGTGATTTAAGTATTGCAAGAATATATGTGAGTCTTTTAGCAGTAGAAGATACTGCAGCTGTTATTCAAGAACTAAACGATAATAATAGAGATATTCGTTTTGCTTTTGGCAAAAAAATTAAAACACAATTGAGAATAGTACCTCATATTAAATTCTTTGAGGATGATTCCTTAGATTATTACGAAAATATTGAAAGACTCCTAAACGAATAA
- a CDS encoding NAD+ synthase: MKIALAQLNYHIGNFASNEQKILLNIEKAQSQGADLIVFSELAISGYPPRDFLEFNDFIDKCWASTEKIAESCKNIAVIMGLPTRNHADKGKPLFNSAAFIKDGKIKDVKHKSLLPNYDIFDEYRYFEPNSEFSCIDFKGEKIALTICEDLWNIGDVPLYTINPMDELVKENPDVMINIAASPFHFDQREVRKDILKRNVEKYNIPLLYVNHVGAQTELLFDGGSLVMNEKAEIVGEMSYFEEDFQFFDTQNLSSTPVETCQTSKIELIHDALVMGIRNYFEKLGFKKALLGLSGGIDSAVTLVLAVKALGVENVTSILLPSQYSSDHSVKDAEDLAKNLGSPYDIIPIKNIYNAFEKELEEQFKGLPFGIAEENIQARSRGVLLMALSNKFGSILLNTSNKSEAAVGYGTLYGDMNGGLSVLGDVYKIDVFELARFMNKDEEVIPWNTITKPPSAELRPDQKDSDSLPDYEILDEILFQYIEKRKGPQELIGMGFEEALVHRILRLVNLNEYKRYQTSPVLRVSSKAFGMGRRIPIVAKYLS, from the coding sequence ATGAAAATAGCACTGGCACAACTCAACTATCATATTGGAAACTTTGCTTCCAATGAACAAAAAATCTTATTGAATATTGAAAAAGCTCAAAGTCAAGGAGCTGATTTAATAGTTTTTTCTGAACTGGCCATTTCGGGTTACCCTCCTCGAGATTTTTTAGAATTCAACGATTTTATTGATAAATGCTGGGCCAGTACCGAAAAAATTGCGGAATCATGTAAAAACATTGCTGTCATCATGGGTTTGCCCACTCGTAATCATGCCGATAAGGGAAAGCCATTATTTAACTCTGCTGCCTTTATTAAGGATGGGAAGATTAAGGATGTCAAGCACAAAAGCTTATTACCCAATTACGATATCTTTGATGAATACCGCTATTTTGAGCCCAATTCAGAATTCTCATGTATCGATTTCAAAGGTGAGAAAATAGCCTTAACTATCTGCGAGGATTTATGGAATATTGGAGATGTTCCACTATATACCATTAACCCTATGGATGAGTTAGTGAAAGAAAATCCAGATGTGATGATCAATATAGCAGCCAGCCCTTTTCATTTCGATCAGCGTGAAGTGCGAAAAGATATACTAAAGAGGAATGTGGAAAAATATAATATTCCACTATTGTATGTGAATCATGTGGGCGCGCAAACCGAATTACTTTTTGATGGTGGTAGTTTGGTGATGAATGAGAAAGCTGAGATAGTGGGTGAAATGAGTTATTTTGAAGAAGATTTTCAGTTTTTCGATACTCAAAACCTCTCGTCAACTCCTGTGGAAACTTGTCAAACTAGCAAAATAGAATTGATACACGATGCTTTGGTAATGGGCATTAGAAATTATTTTGAGAAATTGGGTTTCAAAAAGGCCCTCCTCGGATTAAGTGGAGGAATAGACTCAGCCGTAACTTTGGTATTAGCAGTAAAAGCCTTGGGAGTCGAAAATGTAACTTCCATATTATTACCTTCTCAATATTCTAGCGACCATTCGGTGAAAGACGCAGAAGACTTAGCTAAAAACTTAGGCTCTCCTTACGATATCATCCCCATTAAAAACATTTATAATGCTTTTGAGAAAGAGTTGGAAGAACAGTTTAAAGGCTTGCCTTTTGGTATTGCAGAAGAGAATATTCAAGCACGTTCTAGAGGAGTCCTCCTAATGGCATTAAGCAATAAATTTGGAAGTATTCTGCTCAATACAAGCAACAAAAGCGAAGCAGCGGTAGGTTACGGAACATTATATGGTGATATGAATGGCGGTCTTTCTGTTCTTGGGGATGTCTACAAGATTGACGTGTTTGAGCTGGCTCGGTTCATGAATAAAGATGAAGAAGTAATTCCTTGGAACACGATTACTAAACCACCATCTGCAGAATTACGTCCTGACCAAAAGGATTCTGATTCTTTACCAGATTACGAAATTTTAGATGAGATTCTCTTTCAATATATTGAGAAACGCAAAGGTCCACAAGAACTTATAGGCATGGGTTTTGAAGAAGCTCTAGTTCATCGCATTTTACGACTCGTTAACCTAAATGAGTACAAGCGTTATCAAACCTCCCCAGTTTTACGTGTGAGCTCTAAAGCATTTGGAATGGGAAGAAGGATTCCAATTGTTGCTAAATATTTGAGTTAA
- a CDS encoding glycosyltransferase, with protein MFNSNDNYILKSLSLYAMPKTLNILFSPLDWGLGHASRSLPLLQYLEAEGHHLMIGVNQLTKSFLQEHISRAEFFDMSSYGITYSKSASFITFAALAPRILKAKKKESEWVKDFVYGHKVDLIISDSRFGFRHPEIKSVIISHQLNLQFPKGWAKVGKRAQKVNEKWLNEFDEVWIPDEENHYLSGDLSNSSLLKSRFIGIQSRMIKEESERPESDPYILCILSGPEPQRSILEKNIRQQSPQIREHVVIVGGRPDKPCKIFNCANTTYHHHLDTKTLAQYIQHADLVISRSGYSSLMDYYQLECKKMFLIPSPGQTEQIYLAKRMKEMGICDFSLQKSFSLVEIIKSEEVWEGFNNELKPLDLSRLLHF; from the coding sequence GTGTTTAATTCTAATGATAATTATATTCTAAAATCATTATCTTTGTATGCTATGCCCAAAACCTTAAACATACTATTTTCTCCTTTAGATTGGGGATTAGGACACGCTTCTCGTTCCTTACCTTTGCTTCAATATTTGGAGGCAGAAGGTCATCACTTGATGATTGGGGTAAATCAGCTCACCAAATCTTTCTTGCAAGAACATATATCTAGAGCTGAGTTTTTTGATATGTCATCCTATGGAATTACTTATTCAAAATCAGCTTCTTTTATCACTTTTGCGGCATTGGCGCCACGTATCTTAAAAGCTAAAAAGAAGGAGTCTGAATGGGTGAAGGATTTTGTGTATGGTCATAAGGTAGACTTGATTATTTCTGATAGCCGTTTTGGTTTTCGACATCCAGAAATCAAAAGTGTGATAATTAGTCATCAGCTTAATTTACAATTTCCTAAAGGTTGGGCAAAAGTGGGTAAGCGAGCTCAAAAAGTAAACGAGAAATGGTTAAACGAGTTTGATGAGGTATGGATTCCTGACGAAGAGAATCATTATCTATCTGGAGATTTGTCAAATAGTAGCCTCCTCAAATCACGTTTTATTGGTATACAAAGCAGGATGATAAAAGAGGAGTCTGAGCGACCAGAATCAGATCCTTATATTTTGTGTATTCTTTCGGGACCCGAGCCACAGAGAAGTATCTTGGAGAAAAATATCCGTCAGCAGTCACCCCAAATTAGAGAACATGTAGTAATTGTTGGAGGAAGGCCTGATAAGCCATGCAAAATTTTTAATTGTGCCAATACCACTTACCACCATCATCTTGATACAAAAACATTAGCTCAGTATATTCAACATGCCGATTTGGTGATTTCTCGTTCCGGCTATTCCAGTTTAATGGATTATTATCAATTAGAATGTAAGAAGATGTTTCTGATACCTAGCCCAGGACAAACAGAACAAATCTATCTAGCTAAGCGAATGAAAGAAATGGGAATTTGTGATTTTTCACTTCAGAAGTCTTTTTCTTTGGTGGAAATAATAAAAAGTGAAGAGGTTTGGGAGGGTTTTAATAATGAACTCAAGCCATTGGACCTGTCAAGATTGCTTCATTTTTAA
- a CDS encoding bifunctional 2-polyprenyl-6-hydroxyphenol methylase/3-demethylubiquinol 3-O-methyltransferase UbiG has product MRYDPIKRSLGKVFNQHPSLRKIFYSLLDLLLLRTWHVKKAFRAWSENAKGEENILDAGMGFGQYSWFMSRMLPKAQVKGVDVKDEQVADCNGFFTKVGQKNAHFKVADLTKFEEKDKYDFILSVDVMEHIEDDVQVFKNFHASMKKGGMLLVSTPSDQGGSDVHDHDHDHDSGGEHSFIDEHVRDGYGIDEIQEKLKKAGFSKSEAHYNYGTPGKISWKLSMKYPILMLNVSKVFFIILPFYYLITFPFALILNYFDLIGKHQTGTGLIVKAWK; this is encoded by the coding sequence ATGAGATACGATCCCATTAAAAGAAGCCTTGGTAAGGTTTTTAATCAACATCCTTCCCTTAGAAAAATATTTTATAGTCTTCTCGATTTATTATTACTCAGAACTTGGCATGTGAAAAAAGCTTTTAGAGCTTGGTCAGAAAATGCAAAAGGAGAGGAGAATATTCTTGATGCAGGTATGGGATTTGGTCAGTATAGCTGGTTTATGTCACGAATGCTTCCTAAGGCTCAAGTAAAAGGAGTGGATGTGAAGGACGAGCAGGTGGCAGATTGTAATGGCTTCTTTACAAAAGTTGGACAAAAGAATGCTCATTTTAAAGTGGCCGATTTAACCAAGTTCGAAGAAAAAGATAAATACGATTTCATTCTTTCTGTGGATGTGATGGAACATATTGAAGATGATGTTCAGGTATTTAAGAATTTCCACGCCAGCATGAAAAAAGGCGGAATGTTATTGGTTTCAACTCCTTCAGATCAAGGAGGTAGTGATGTTCATGACCACGACCACGACCATGATAGTGGTGGAGAGCATTCATTTATTGATGAGCATGTGCGCGATGGTTATGGAATTGATGAAATTCAAGAGAAATTAAAGAAAGCAGGATTTAGTAAATCCGAAGCTCATTATAATTACGGCACTCCTGGAAAAATCAGCTGGAAATTGAGTATGAAATATCCTATTTTAATGTTGAATGTTTCTAAGGTATTTTTTATCATCTTACCTTTCTATTATTTGATTACGTTTCCATTTGCTTTGATATTGAACTATTTCGACTTAATAGGAAAACATCAAACAGGAACCGGTTTGATTGTTAAAGCTTGGAAGTAG
- the rpe gene encoding ribulose-phosphate 3-epimerase, protein MKTKKISPSLLSADFVNLERDIKMLEKGGAHLLHVDVMDGHFVPNITIGPPVVKAIKKVASIPLDVHLMIENPGLYVDDFIKAGSDYVTVHVEAAPHLHRVIQQIKAGGAKAGVSLNPHTSLSTIENVLGDIDMVLIMSVNPGFGGQSFIPQSLDKIRKLKAMLKEHGAEHVEIEIDGGVKLDNIKEVSDAGVDVFVSGSGIFGAADPQDMIQQMIKEIN, encoded by the coding sequence ATGAAGACTAAAAAAATATCTCCATCATTGCTTTCTGCTGACTTTGTGAATCTAGAAAGAGACATTAAAATGCTGGAAAAAGGTGGAGCGCATTTGCTTCATGTTGATGTGATGGATGGGCACTTTGTACCTAATATCACCATTGGTCCTCCTGTGGTAAAAGCAATCAAAAAGGTGGCTTCTATTCCTTTAGATGTACATTTAATGATTGAAAACCCAGGTTTGTATGTGGATGATTTTATTAAAGCGGGTTCTGATTATGTAACTGTTCATGTAGAAGCAGCCCCTCATCTTCATCGTGTGATTCAGCAAATTAAAGCGGGTGGTGCAAAGGCTGGAGTTTCTTTAAACCCTCACACTTCTTTGTCAACTATTGAGAATGTTTTAGGAGATATTGATATGGTGTTGATTATGTCGGTAAATCCTGGATTTGGTGGGCAGAGTTTTATTCCTCAGAGTTTGGATAAAATCAGAAAGCTGAAAGCCATGTTGAAAGAGCACGGTGCGGAACATGTGGAAATAGAAATTGACGGCGGCGTGAAACTCGATAATATTAAAGAGGTTTCAGATGCTGGTGTGGATGTTTTCGTATCTGGTTCTGGGATTTTTGGGGCGGCAGATCCTCAAGATATGATTCAACAAATGATTAAGGAAATAAATTAG
- a CDS encoding Mrp/NBP35 family ATP-binding protein, with protein sequence MSITKENILESLKKVLYFPKANNVVDLNMVENLQVDGKKVSFALVYPEANDKNAHIMKDAADRTIKADLGDDLLLQIETLSEQQAGRGPLGKVKNIIAVASGKGGVGKSTVATNLALALAKTGAKVGLLDADIYGPSMPIMMGLKGEKPGAVEDGGKTKILPIEKFGVKMLSIGFFIEENKALMWRGSMASNALQQLFNDAVWGELDYMVLDLPPGTGDIHLTLVQSVPVTGAVIVTTPQNVALADVRKAADMFNNQNINVPILGVVENMAYFTPAELPDNKYYIFGKGGGQIVANELNVDLIGQLPIVEAIAVGGDSGVPVVMDENSPVTAEFMKMAVTLKAKVEARNVEMAPTPIVQIDPNANCATD encoded by the coding sequence ATGTCAATTACAAAAGAGAATATTCTTGAATCACTGAAGAAAGTATTGTATTTCCCTAAAGCCAATAATGTGGTGGATTTAAATATGGTAGAGAATCTTCAGGTTGATGGTAAGAAGGTAAGTTTTGCTTTGGTTTATCCAGAAGCTAATGATAAAAATGCTCATATTATGAAAGATGCTGCCGATAGAACGATTAAGGCAGATTTAGGGGACGATTTATTACTACAAATCGAAACGCTTTCGGAGCAACAAGCAGGTCGTGGCCCATTGGGGAAAGTAAAAAATATTATTGCTGTAGCTTCTGGAAAAGGTGGAGTTGGTAAATCTACTGTAGCCACTAACTTGGCATTAGCTTTGGCAAAAACAGGAGCCAAGGTGGGTTTGTTAGATGCCGATATCTATGGGCCCTCGATGCCTATCATGATGGGACTTAAAGGCGAAAAGCCTGGTGCCGTTGAGGATGGAGGAAAAACTAAAATTCTTCCAATTGAAAAATTCGGAGTTAAAATGCTTTCTATTGGTTTCTTTATTGAGGAAAATAAAGCCCTAATGTGGAGAGGATCTATGGCTAGTAATGCTTTACAGCAATTGTTTAACGATGCTGTTTGGGGTGAACTAGATTATATGGTTCTTGATTTGCCTCCAGGGACAGGAGATATTCATTTGACATTGGTACAATCAGTACCTGTTACAGGAGCTGTAATTGTTACCACCCCTCAAAACGTGGCATTGGCAGATGTTCGTAAAGCTGCAGATATGTTTAATAACCAAAATATTAATGTTCCTATTTTAGGAGTGGTTGAGAATATGGCTTATTTTACTCCTGCTGAATTGCCAGACAATAAGTATTATATCTTTGGTAAAGGAGGAGGTCAGATCGTAGCTAATGAGTTAAATGTAGACCTTATTGGTCAATTACCCATTGTAGAAGCAATTGCGGTAGGCGGAGATTCAGGAGTTCCTGTAGTAATGGACGAAAACTCACCTGTTACAGCGGAGTTTATGAAAATGGCTGTCACTTTAAAAGCTAAAGTTGAAGCACGTAATGTTGAAATGGCACCAACTCCAATTGTCCAGATTGATCCAAATGCAAATTGTGCTACAGACTAA